The following proteins come from a genomic window of Nicotiana tomentosiformis chromosome 12, ASM39032v3, whole genome shotgun sequence:
- the LOC138903696 gene encoding purine permease 1-like: MEDKGLSTNMRRILLVINCLILAVGICGGPLMMRLYYVEGGSRVWLSSWLQTAGWPLTLIPLAILYFYRRKVEGSNAKFYFITPRIFIASFVIGVVTGLDDFLYSWGGSKLPVSTSSLLLAAQLAFTSVGAFFIVKLKFTPYSINAVILLTVGAVLLGVRSNGDRPEGVTSKAYILGFMMTLLAAALYGVILPCIELIYLKAKQVITATLVLEIQMVMCFAATAFCTVGMIANNDFQAMSREAKQFNLGEARYYTVIVWTSIIWQCFFVGVIGVIYCSSSLMSGVMIAVLLPVTEVLAVVFFRENFSGEKGLALFLSLWGFVSYFYGEFRQTKKQKNKSPQIEMKTTHTESV; encoded by the exons ATGGAAGATAAAGGATTAAGCACCAATATGAGGAGAATCCTCCTAGTGATTAACTGTCTAATACTCGCTGTTGGTATTTGTGGTGGCCCTCTAATGATGCGTCTATATTATGTCGAGGGAGGTTCAAGAGTATGGCTTAGCAGTTGGTTACAAACTGCTGGATGGCCACTCACCCTTATACCTCTTGCCATCCTATACTTCTATCGTCGAAAAGTAGAAGGCTCTAATGCCAAGTTTTACTTCATAACACCCCGAATTTTCATTGCATCATTCGTCATTGGCGTTGTCACTGGTCTTGATGATTTTCTCTATTCGTGGGGCGGGTCAAAACTTCCTGTGTCAACTTCTTCACTTCTTCTTGCTGCTCAACTTGCCTTCACGTCAGTAGGTGCTTTCTTCATAGTGAAGCTGAAGTTCACACCCTACTCTATCAATGCAGTGATTCTGTTGACAGTTGGTGCTGTTTTATTGGGTGTTCGATCTAATGGTGATCGACCAGAAGGTGTGACAAGTAAAGCCTATATTCTTGGTTTTATGATGACACTTCTGGCAGCAGCTTTGTATGGAGTCATTTTGCCTTGTATTGAGTTGATTTATTTGAAGGCAAAACAAGTTATTACTGCTACGCTGGTATTGGAGATTCAGATGGTCATGTGTTTTGCCGCTACTGCTTTTTGCACTGTAGGAATGATCGCCAATAACGACTTTCAG GCAATGTCAAGGGAGGCAAAACAATTTAACCTCGGAGAAGCAAGATATTATACAGTGATAGTATGGACTTCTATAATTTGGCAATGCTTCTTTGTGGGTGTTATTGGAGTCATTTACTGCTCTTCTTCTTTGATGTCTGGGGTTATGATCGCGGTTTTACTTCCGGTTACTGAAGTATTAGCTGTAGTTTTTTTTAGGGAaaatttttcaggtgaaaaagGCCTTGCTCTTTTCCTTTCTCTTTGGGGTTTCGTGTCATACTTCTACGGAGAGTTCAGACAAACAAAGAAGCAGAAGAACAAAAGTCCACAAATTGAGATGAAAACAACGCATACTGAGTCTGTTTGA